A genomic segment from Bacillus cereus G9842 encodes:
- a CDS encoding patatin-like phospholipase family protein, which produces MLENTGLVLEGGGMRGVYTGGILEYFMEQDLYFPYVIGVSAGACHAASYLSRQRNRNKTVNIDYASHPQYLSYKNLWRKRQLFDMEFIFHEIPEKHVPFDFETYFNSPERFLVGTTDCETGQSVYFEKEGTNDDALNLLQASSSLPFIAPVVNYRGKQLLDGGISDPIPVRKAQEDGFKKLVVILTRNHGYAKKKSKFGWIAAKAYKKYPNLVNTMLNRYEVYNETLHYIEKEEQAGNLFVIRPEVPLQVDRMEKDTAKLQNLYEQGYEDAKRQFADLQSFLQK; this is translated from the coding sequence TTATGGAACAAGATTTATATTTTCCATATGTAATCGGTGTATCAGCTGGTGCTTGTCATGCAGCGTCGTATCTTTCCAGACAAAGAAATAGAAATAAAACAGTAAATATTGATTATGCATCACACCCGCAATATTTATCGTATAAAAACTTATGGAGAAAACGCCAATTATTTGATATGGAGTTCATTTTTCATGAGATTCCAGAAAAGCATGTACCGTTTGATTTTGAAACATACTTTAATAGTCCAGAGCGTTTCCTTGTAGGCACAACAGATTGTGAAACAGGACAGTCTGTTTATTTTGAAAAAGAGGGGACAAATGATGATGCACTAAATTTATTACAAGCATCTAGTTCATTACCTTTCATTGCACCTGTAGTAAATTACCGTGGTAAGCAGTTATTAGATGGAGGAATTTCTGATCCGATTCCAGTTCGTAAAGCGCAAGAAGATGGATTTAAAAAATTAGTCGTTATTTTAACGAGAAATCACGGTTACGCGAAGAAAAAATCAAAGTTTGGATGGATTGCAGCGAAAGCGTATAAAAAATATCCGAACCTTGTTAACACGATGCTGAATCGTTATGAAGTGTATAATGAAACGCTTCACTACATTGAAAAAGAAGAGCAAGCGGGTAATTTATTTGTTATTCGCCCAGAAGTGCCGCTTCAAGTAGATCGTATGGAAAAAGATACAGCAAAACTACAAAATTTATACGAGCAAGGCTATGAAGATGCAAAGAGACAGTTTGCAGATTTACAGTCGTTTTTACAAAAATAA
- a CDS encoding NCS2 family permease has protein sequence MFNLSKHKTSIKTEIMAGIITFLTMAYIIVVNPVILGDAGVPFEQAFTATIIAAVVGTLFMAIFTNLPIAIAPGMGLNAYFSYSVVKAHEGMTFAIAFSAVFVAGMILILLSFTSFRTKLMEAIPENLKHAITAGIGLFIAFIGLRLTGIVTKNDANLVGLGDLHSAPVLLALAGLGITIILMSLNVNGALFIGMLLTGIIAFFTGQLTFSNGVTSMPGLPEGIIVSNPITAVSDVINYGLYGVVFSFFLVTLFDTTGTLLGVAQQGGFMKDGKLPKAERALLSDSFSATIGSMFGTTPSTAYIESSAGVAAGGRTGLTTVTVAVLFALAAFFGPLVSAVSGVSAITAPSLIIVGSLMMGSVRHIDWDAFDEAFPAFLVILSMPLTSSIATGIALGFISYPLMKVAKGKFRAVHPLVYVFGILFAYQLIFLPH, from the coding sequence ATGTTTAACCTTTCAAAACATAAAACTTCTATTAAAACTGAAATTATGGCAGGTATTATTACCTTCTTAACAATGGCATATATCATTGTCGTAAACCCTGTCATCCTTGGGGATGCAGGTGTTCCATTTGAACAAGCATTTACAGCAACAATTATCGCTGCTGTTGTCGGAACATTATTTATGGCGATCTTTACAAACTTACCAATCGCAATTGCACCAGGTATGGGATTAAATGCTTACTTCTCTTACTCTGTTGTAAAAGCGCATGAAGGCATGACTTTCGCAATTGCATTCTCTGCTGTATTCGTAGCAGGTATGATTTTAATTTTGCTATCATTTACATCTTTCCGTACAAAATTAATGGAAGCAATTCCTGAAAACTTAAAACATGCAATTACTGCTGGTATCGGGCTATTTATCGCCTTTATCGGTTTACGTTTAACAGGTATCGTTACAAAAAATGATGCAAACTTAGTTGGACTTGGTGATCTTCACTCTGCTCCAGTTCTACTAGCATTAGCTGGACTTGGAATTACTATTATCCTTATGTCTTTAAATGTAAATGGCGCACTATTTATCGGTATGCTATTAACTGGTATTATCGCTTTCTTCACAGGACAATTAACATTCTCAAACGGTGTTACATCAATGCCTGGATTACCAGAAGGAATTATCGTTTCAAATCCAATTACTGCTGTATCTGACGTAATTAACTACGGATTATACGGCGTTGTATTCTCATTCTTCCTTGTTACATTATTTGATACAACAGGTACATTACTTGGCGTTGCACAACAAGGTGGATTTATGAAAGACGGAAAGCTTCCAAAAGCAGAACGAGCTCTTCTATCTGACTCATTCTCAGCAACAATCGGTTCTATGTTCGGAACAACACCATCAACAGCTTACATTGAATCATCTGCTGGTGTTGCAGCTGGTGGTCGTACTGGTTTAACAACTGTTACAGTAGCTGTTTTATTCGCACTAGCAGCATTCTTCGGACCATTAGTAAGTGCCGTTTCTGGTGTATCAGCTATTACTGCACCATCATTAATTATCGTTGGTAGTCTTATGATGGGATCAGTTCGCCACATCGATTGGGACGCATTTGATGAAGCATTCCCAGCATTCTTAGTAATCTTAAGCATGCCACTTACATCAAGTATCGCAACAGGTATCGCTCTTGGATTTATTTCATACCCACTTATGAAAGTGGCAAAAGGTAAATTCCGTGCTGTTCACCCACTTGTATATGTATTTGGAATTTTGTTTGCTTATCAATTAATATTCTTACCACATTAA
- a CDS encoding SDR family oxidoreductase: MPQQKNFVTMPAQHQNKQPGIESLMNPLPQFEDSNYKGSEKLKGKNVLITGGDSGIGRAVSIAFAKEGANIAIAYLDEEEDANETKQRVEKEGVKCVLLPGDLSDEQHCKDVVQETVQQLGSLQVLVNNVAQQYPQQGLEYITAEQLEKTFRINIFSYFHVTKAVLSHLKQGDVIINTASIVAYEGNETLIDYSATKGAIVAFTRSLSQSLVQKGIRVNGVAPGPIWTPLIPSSFDEKKVSQFGSNVPMQRPGQPYELAPAYVYLASGDSSYVTGQMIHVNGGVIVNG; encoded by the coding sequence ATGCCACAGCAAAAAAACTTTGTAACAATGCCAGCGCAACATCAAAATAAACAGCCTGGTATTGAATCATTAATGAATCCACTTCCGCAGTTTGAAGATTCAAATTATAAAGGTAGCGAAAAGTTAAAAGGAAAGAATGTATTAATTACAGGGGGAGATAGTGGGATTGGACGAGCTGTTTCCATCGCTTTTGCGAAAGAGGGAGCAAATATTGCGATTGCTTATTTAGATGAGGAAGAAGATGCAAATGAGACGAAACAACGTGTTGAAAAAGAAGGAGTAAAGTGTGTATTGTTGCCGGGTGATTTAAGTGATGAACAGCATTGTAAAGATGTTGTTCAAGAGACCGTCCAGCAGCTAGGTAGTTTACAGGTTTTAGTAAATAATGTCGCGCAGCAATATCCGCAGCAAGGACTAGAGTATATTACAGCAGAACAGCTAGAAAAGACTTTTCGTATTAATATTTTTTCTTATTTTCACGTTACGAAAGCAGTACTTTCTCATTTAAAACAAGGAGATGTCATTATAAATACGGCATCTATCGTTGCATATGAAGGAAATGAAACGTTAATTGATTATTCCGCAACAAAAGGAGCTATTGTTGCTTTTACAAGATCACTTTCTCAATCATTAGTACAAAAAGGAATTCGTGTAAATGGTGTTGCGCCGGGACCGATTTGGACACCGCTTATTCCATCGAGCTTTGATGAGAAGAAAGTCTCTCAGTTTGGGAGCAATGTCCCGATGCAAAGGCCTGGTCAACCATATGAGTTAGCGCCGGCATATGTATATTTAGCGTCTGGTGATTCTTCTTATGTTACGGGACAAATGATACATGTAAATGGGGGCGTTATTGTAAATGGATAG